In a genomic window of Henningerozyma blattae CBS 6284 chromosome 9, complete genome:
- the TBLA0I00230 gene encoding 60S ribosomal protein eL14 (similar to Saccharomyces cerevisiae RPL14B (YHL001W) and RPL14A (YKL006W); ancestral locus Anc_2.505), protein MSTDSIVKASNWRLVEVGRVVLINNGEYSGKLAAIVEIINQKKVLIDGPSTGVPRQAINLGDVVLTQLTFSLPRGARTTVVSKEWTAAKVSEKWANTNWAKKIAQRETRASLSDFQRFQVMVLRKQKRFVVKKALAKA, encoded by the coding sequence ATGTCCACTGATTCTATTGTCAAAGCCTCAAACTGGAGATTAGTTGAAGTTGGCCGTGTTGTTTTAATCAACAACGGTGAATACTCCGGTAAGTTGGCTGCTattgttgaaattattaaccAAAAGAAGGTCTTGATTGATGGTCCATCTACTGGTGTCCCACGTCAAGCTATTAACTTGGGTGACGTTGTTTTAACTCAATTGACTTTCTCTTTACCAAGAGGTGCTAGAACCACTGTTGTTTCCAAGGAATGGACTGCCGCTAAGGTTTCCGAAAAATGGGCCAACACTAACTGGGCTAAGAAGATTGCTCAACGTGAAACTAGAGCTTCTTTATCCGACTTCCAAAGATTCCAAGTTATGGTCTtaagaaaacaaaagagGTTCGTTGTTAAGAAAGCTTTGGCTAAGGCttaa
- the MRP17 gene encoding mitochondrial 37S ribosomal protein bS6m (similar to Saccharomyces cerevisiae MRP17 (YKL003C); ancestral locus Anc_2.508), producing MLYELLTISRITHPSALNQEAKEIAKMVGKLVIENRGVVRNVFPLGYRNLPKIIKKDQEKHFRGFNTLMLFDASPAVQSQIHRIIKKDPRIIRSSIISVSTKKSLDVATSYEKAYGKKTILERNSEYL from the coding sequence ATGTtatatgaattattaacGATAAGCCGTATTACCCATCCTTCTGCGTTAAATCAAGAAGCCAAAGAAATAGCTAAGATGGTTGGTAAATTGGTAATTGAAAATAGGGGTGTTGTCCGTAATGTATTTCCCCTAGGCTATAGAAACTTGccaaaaattataaagaaGGATCAAGAAAAACACTTTAGAGGGTTTAATACTTTGATGCTATTTGACGCATCACCAGCTGTACAATCACAAATACATCGTATCATAAAGAAAGATCCCCGCATTATTAGGTCTAGTATTATATCAGTGAGTACAAAAAAGAGTCTTGATGTGGCTACATCGTATGAAAAAGCTTATGGGAAGAAAACCATATTAGAAAGGAATTCTGAATACTTATAA
- the TBLA0I00210 gene encoding uncharacterized protein: protein MSLLKVAIIGANGKVGRLLINRLKAYPSKFDIPLAIVRTKEQKEYFEQEVGVKASLTSIEDCTVDELTVAIKGYDAVVFSAGAGGRGIERIFTVDLEGCRKAMEACEKIHISRFLVVSAVKADVRSFWWNTGLRNYYIAKSAADEITKNSKLDFTILQPGWLGTDKGTGRFQPLDRFEEKSPNNYAIEREDVAEALEYSILNPKLTARKVIPLANGDKPIDFVFKHM, encoded by the coding sequence atgtcCTTATTAAAAGTAGCAATCATTGGTGCCAATGGTAAGGTTGGTAGACTATTAATTAACAGGCTTAAGGCTTATCCttcaaaatttgatatACCATTAGCAATTGTCAGAACTAAAGAACAGAAggaatattttgaacaagAGGTGGGTGTAAAGGCTTCGTTAACAAGTATCGAGGATTGTACTGTCGATGAATTAACCGTTGCTATTAAAGGATATGATGCTGTTGTGTTTTCTGCTGGGGCTGGGGGTAGGggaattgaaagaatttttaCTGTTGACTTAGAAGGCTGTAGAAAGGCCATGGAAGCTTGTGAGAAGATCCATATTTCAAGATTTTTGGTTGTTTCAGCTGTTAAAGCTGATGTTCGTTCTTTCTGGTGGAATACTGGGTTGCGTAATTACTATATTGCAAAAAGCGCTGCAGACGAGATCAcgaaaaattctaaattagattttacaattttacAGCCTGGATGGTTAGGAACTGATAAAGGTACTGGTAGATTTCAGCCACTTGATagatttgaagaaaaatcgCCAAATAATTACGCAATTGAAAGAGAAGATGTTGCTGAAGCTTTAgaatattctattttaaatcCAAAACTAACCGCAAGAAAGGTTATCCCATTAGCCAATGGGGATAAACCAATTGACTTTGTATTTAAACatatgtaa
- the DID4 gene encoding ESCRT-III subunit protein DID4 (similar to Saccharomyces cerevisiae DID4 (YKL002W); ancestral locus Anc_2.509) has product MSLFEWAFGKSVTPQERLRKNQRALDRTQRELEREKRKLEIQEKKIVNDIKRSAKNGQIGAAKIQAKDLVRTRNYIQKFDNMRTQLQAISLRIQTVRSSDQMAQSMKDATILLAGMNRSMNIPQLQRISMEFEKQSDLMDQRQDFMDESIDNAMGDELDEDEEADDIVNQVLDEIGVDLNAQLQTTPQGVMKESEVLESQPIAEAIGTSIGGSNPDADLQARLDSLKKQ; this is encoded by the coding sequence atgaGTCTTTTTGAATGGGCTTTTGGTAAGAGTGTTACACCCCAGGAAAGGTTGAGAAAAAACCAAAGAGCTCTAGATAGAACTCAGCGTGAATTAGAGAgagagaaaagaaaattggagattcaagaaaaaaaaattgttaatgACATTAAAAGGTCAGCGAAGAATGGCCAAATTGGAGCTGCAAAAATTCAGGCAAAGGATTTGGTCAGAACAAGAAATTACATTCAAAAATTCGATAATATGAGAACCCAATTGCAAGCAATATCTTTAAGAATTCAAACTGTTCGTAGTAGTGATCAAATGGCACAATCAATGAAAGATGCTACTATTTTATTGGCAGGTATGAATAGATCAATGAATATCCCACAACTACAGCGTATCTCCATGGAGTTTGAAAAGCAAAGCGATTTAATGGATCAGAGACAAGACTTTATGGATGAATCTATTGATAATGCAATGGGCgatgaattagatgaagatgaagaggCAGATGATATTGTGAATCAAGTATTGGACGAGATTGGTGTTGATTTGAATGCACAGTTACAAACTACCCCTCAAGGGGTAATGAAAGAATCTGAAGTTTTGGAATCTCAACCAATTGCAGAAGCTATTGGTACTTCTATTGGAGGCTCTAATCCAGATGCCGATTTGCAAGCCAGGCTAGATAGTTTAAAAAAGCAATAA
- the CDC8 gene encoding bifunctional thymidylate/uridylate kinase (similar to Saccharomyces cerevisiae CDC8 (YJR057W); ancestral locus Anc_1.504): MTRGRLILFEGLDRTGKTTQSEALLKYLNLQGDQSSSSKRCELIKFPERSTPIGKLINNYLVDKSFKLPDQSIHLLFSSNRWELTEQIKSSLQKGNDVLLDRYVFSGIAYSLAKDTERMDFDWCLSPDIGLIKPDLTIFLTTDSDISTSNQINNRSGFGAERYEKSDFQLKVKAKFDIVFNYFFKDYTKSSSATTSNMYTSSDGITTLLKVNVIDKDIPTVFKEITNCVNDFKLVTDDYKYF; this comes from the coding sequence ATGACAAGAGGAAgactaatattatttgaaggGTTGGATAGAACAGGCAAAACTACTCAGTCAGAagctttattaaaatacttAAATTTGCAAGGAGATCAGAGTAGTTCTAGTAAAAGATGtgaattgattaaatttCCAGAGAGGTCCACTCCAATCGGCAAATTGATCAATAATTATCTAGTTgataaatctttcaaattaCCAGATCAATCAATTCAtttgttattttcttcGAATAGATGGGAACTAACTGAGCAGATTAAATCAAGCTTACAGAAGGGAAATGATGTACTATTGGATAGATATGTGTTTTCCGGTATAGCATATTCTCTAGCAAAAGATACTGAGAGGATGGACTTCGATTGGTGTTTGAGCCCTGATATTGGTCTAATTAAACCTGACTtgactatttttttaactacTGACTCGGACATCTCCACttcaaatcaaataaataataggTCTGGCTTTGGTGCAGAAAGATACGAAAAATCGGACTTCCAGCTAAAAGTGAAAGCTAAGTTTGATATCGTATTTAATTACTTTTTTAAGGATTATACAAAGTCATCATCGGCAACAACTTCAAATATGTATACTTCCAGTGATGGAATTAcaacattattaaaagttaaTGTTATCGATAAGGATATCCCTACtgtttttaaagaaattactAATTGTgttaatgattttaaattagtaACTGatgattataaatatttttag